One uncultured Alphaproteobacteria bacterium genomic region harbors:
- a CDS encoding hypothetical protein (Evidence 5 : No homology to any previously reported sequences), producing MSLIVTGLRNGKSLEISAVFLCPRDEVLEAMRLQSAAAGKMGGISSGLGLWGSPGWVVGGMLAVGALEALASKSAYKEGVEIAQQAAHRMRTARENGKFIPVANISGLESPQPTDWVGRPEGRVVVRVNGVPLAQVDALCAANGIDPATVYVHRGLIGTKFLMDEIRVADTRNFIHTGTEFLTVLSDGEVIQVRWTDVTTYTCHP from the coding sequence ATGAGCCTAATCGTCACCGGCCTCAGAAATGGAAAATCTCTAGAAATTTCTGCCGTGTTTCTTTGCCCTCGCGATGAAGTGCTTGAGGCCATGCGCCTTCAGTCGGCGGCTGCAGGAAAAATGGGTGGGATTTCATCTGGATTGGGGCTCTGGGGTTCGCCGGGGTGGGTGGTCGGCGGCATGCTCGCCGTTGGAGCATTGGAAGCGCTAGCGTCTAAATCTGCGTATAAGGAAGGGGTTGAAATTGCTCAACAAGCCGCGCACCGAATGCGAACCGCTCGCGAAAACGGAAAGTTCATTCCGGTCGCAAACATCTCCGGTTTAGAGTCGCCGCAACCGACCGATTGGGTTGGAAGGCCGGAAGGCCGTGTCGTTGTGCGGGTAAACGGGGTGCCCCTTGCGCAGGTGGATGCACTCTGCGCCGCCAACGGAATCGATCCGGCCACCGTGTACGTCCACAGAGGGTTGATCGGCACCAAGTTTTTAATGGACGAGATCCGAGTCGCAGACACCAGAAATTTCATCCATACCGGAACCGAATTCCTCACAGTCCTGTCAGATGGAGAGGTCATACAAGTCCGATGGACTGACGTGACGACATACACATGCCACCCGTAG